The nucleotide sequence TCAAAATGGCCCCATAGCCTGCGCAGGCGGGGAAGCTGGTATTGCAATTCGGCCAAACGCACCTGCAGCTTGGCTTCGCGGGTTCGGGCATGGTCGTGGAAGATGGAGAGGATCACCTCGGTGCGGTCGATGACGCGGATGCTGTGGTCCTTTTCGATATTGCGGGCCTGGATCGGATTCAGTTCCTCGTTGACGATCAGGACGTCCGCCCCGGCCTGATGCATCTTGTAGCTTGTCTCTTCCAGGAAACCTTTGCCGAAAAAGCTGCCCCGCTCGGGGTGGTTGCGCCTCTGGGTGTAGCGGCCCAAAACCTCGATCCCGGCTGTGTCGGCCAGCCTTTCCAGTTCGTCCAGGGAATCGTTGACGTCAGTTTCGCTTTCGCCCTGGCGGATGATGGCCGCCAGAAAAGCCGTCTTGTCCTGCTTCTCCAGGTCTTCCCAGGACTCCTGCTCGAGGTCGTATTCCTCCACCAGATAGTCTTTTTCTTCGTCGCGCATGTCTCTCCTGTAAAGGTTTTACTCAGTTGCTGATCTTGGTGCCGCGGGCGTCCTTCCTGCCAGGCGAACTGTCGTAGATCTCCACATTGTAATAGATCACGGCGATACAGTCGCGGGGATATTCGCCGTGGAAAAAGCTGTGCATGAGGTTGACATACTGGACCACCTGGCGTTCGTAGGTGCTGAGCTTGGGATCCAGCGGATGCAGCAAACGCGCGATCTGCTTGACCTTGAAGGTGGGGATGTCCATCCAGACCGTTACGCAGGCGGGATTCAGCATCTGGTTGATGAAGGTCTGGGTGTTGTAGCCCGGCTCAGAATAGAGTTCCAGAGAAACCAGCCGGTTCGGGCTGAAGTTCTTTTCCGCGTTGATATACAGGCTGTCCAGGATGTCCAGCTTGACGTCCAGGCCCTCTTCCATGTTGGCCCGCAGCAGCGCGATCAGTTCCGCGATTTTGTCCTCTGGCGGCAAAAAGCCCATGCCCTTGATGGCGTTGTTGAGCTTGAAGCGGGAGTCCTTGCGCGCGGCGCCGTAGGTGGCGACTATCCCGTTGTGCGGTCCGGCGAGTTGCGGGCTGCGCGTGGCTTCCCGGCCCTTGGTGAGCATCTCGCGGAAGATGTCCAGATATTCCCTGCGCTGGTTTCTGTTCCAGTCCCAAAACGATTGGGGGAACTCCACCAATGGGAAATCCTGCCAATCACTGTCCACCTGGGCGCGGATGCTGGTTGCGCCGGCCTCCGGAGTGATGGCGGTTTTTTGCACGCTGTAGCCTTCCTGCCAGAATGTGGCGGGATCGATAACGTCTTCGGCGCGCAGAAGGCCGATTACTATCAGCAAGCCGAAAACGCAAAGGATGAGTATCTTTTCCATGTTTAACTCCTATGGGATTCGATGTTTTCCTTGGCCGCGGGAACCGCCTGGTAGAGAAATGCGTTGGTCTGGCAGGGGAAATCCCCGCATTCCGCGCAGCTTTGGAATCCTTTGCCCACCACGCAGGCGCGGATGGGGCAGTTGTTGCACCAGTTGAAATGAACGCCCTCGCTCATGCAGCCATCGCAATTGATTTCTGCAGCAGTTAGTTGGGTGTCGTAATTCTTGCTCCAGCGGATGGCGATATCCGCTTTCTTTTCCGTGTCTCCGGACTTGGTGGCCAGATAGCATTCGCAGGCCAGGCAATCAAGTCCGCAGGCCGAGCTTGGTTTAGTCATCTTCTTCTCCCAGATATATTTGCAGAGCCGCCAGGCTGCGCCGGGACAGGCTCAGTTTCTTTTCCTTCTTGTCCCTGATGGGGGTTTCCAACGCGGGAAGCAAGCCGAAATTGGCGTTCAGGGGCTGAAAACCTTTGGTGGCCTGATCGATCAAACGCCGCCAGAGCTGGCCCAGAATCGTTTCCGGCGGCAGCATACCGATCCCTTCGGCCAGGATCTTGGCTACCAAAAGCCCGGTGGCGACGCATTCCATATAGCCCTCCACCCCGCTCAGTTGCCCGGCCACAAAGACGTTGCGGGCGTTTTTCAAAGTCAGGTTGGGATACAGGACCTGCGGCGCATTCAGATAGCTGTTGCGGTGGATGGAGCCGTAGCGCAGGAATTCCGCCTGTTCCAAGCCGGGGATCATCCTCAGGATCCTTTTTTGCTCCGGATAGCGTAGCATGGTCTGGCAACCGACCAGATTGTAGGCGGTTTGGTCCTTGTTTTCCGTCCTGAGTTGCAGCACCGCGAAGGGTTTCTTGCCATCCTTTTCCAAGCCCATGGGACGCATAACCCCGTGCGCCAGAGTGTCTTTGCCCCGCCGGGCCAGTTCCTCGATGGGGGTGCAGTTCTCGTAGTAAGAAAACTCCAGTTCCCGGAAAAACTCATTCTCAAACTCCCGCGCCTGGTGCTTTTCGCCGGCCAGTAGGGCATCCACGAAGGCGTAGTACACGTCCCGGGTGAAAGGGCAGTTCAGATAATCCGCGTCGCCCTTGTCATAGCGGTCTTTGCGGTATATTTTGCTGAGGTCCAGGCTGTCCGCGGACACGATGGGTGCAATGGCGTCGAAGAAATAGAGCTGTTCAGAGCCCAGAAGCCTTTGCAGTTCACGCATCAGGTCATCGGAGGTGAGCGGTCCGGTGCAGAGTATGCAGGCCCCTTCGGGAAATTTGGATACTTCTTCCCGGATGAGTTCGATCCGGGGGTGCTGTTCTATACGATCGCTAACTGTTTGGGCAAACAGCTCCCGATCCACGGCCAAAGCGTGACCCGCCGGCACGGAGCAGCTTTCGGCGATAGGGAGGAGCTTCGATCCCAGCAGGCGAACCTCTTCCTTCAGCAAGCCGGACGCGGTATCCAGGAGAGTGGATTTGAGGGAATTGCTACACACCAGTTCCGCCGCCAGGCCTGTCTGATGGGCGGGGGTCATTTTGTCCGGCCGCATCTCGTAGAGCCGGACCGGAAGGCCCAAGTCTGCCAGATACAGCGCGGCCTCGCTGCCAGCCAGGCCGGCCCCGATGATGTTTATCGCCGCCAATGCAGGTGTCCCGGAAGCTTTTTCAAAGTGAAGAAAATCAGCGCGCCCACCAGTCCGGATAGTACCTCATGGATGATGAAGACCATCAGGGTGCTGCCCACAATCTGTTCCTGGGCGAGGCCGATCTCGGACAGGAAATGGATGGCGAAAATTTCCTTGAATCCCAGCCCGGCATAGGTGATCGGGATGCTGTGGGAGATGTTGGACAGGCTCATCCGCGTCAGCACTTCGGCAAAATTGACGGGCTGGGTCCGCATCAGGATCAGCCAGTACTGCAGATAATTGAGCAGCGTGGTCAGGATCAGGAGTCCAACAATGCGCGGGGCGGGGCGCAGAGAGGCTTTGCGGAGGTCCTTCCAGTGCTTGTTCAGGGCCAGCAGGAAATAGCCCCAGATGGGAAAAGTCGCCAGCCCGATCAGCAGCGCCAATCTGAGCCCGAGAGGTATGCCAATGGGGAGGAAGATCAAGGACAGAGCGGCAAAAAGCAGCAGTGCCCAGGTCACCAGGGTGCGCTCATAGAGAAAGGCATAAGCTGAATCCCGCACACTGCTGTTGTCTATAAAGGCTGTTTTACCCACCAAGCCCAAACCTCCGGGCAGGGCGAAACGCAGCGCCTGGCCGATCAGATATGATCTGCCAACCTCAGGCCAGTTCGGTCGGTAGAGGGGATTGATCTGCAGCGACCAGCCCCACACCAGGGCAAGCCCCAAATGACGAAACAAAGACAGACTTAGCAGGGACAGCAGCAGCCAGGGGGGCAGATTGAACATGCTGGCAAAGACCATCGCCATGTCGATCTTGCGGAAAATGCTCCACAGGATCAGTACGGTTATCCCCATCTTGAGGGCAAAGATCAGGATGTTGCTTACTTTCTTATTCAAAAAACGCCCTCTAAGCCGGCAGAACACTCTTCCGGGCATGTTCCAAGGCTTGTAGAACCAGATCCCGTGGCGGCTTATCGATGCTTCCATCCTCCATCATGCTCTGGCAGAGGGAACGTGCAGCATGGATCTGAGCGTCGGCCAAGGCATAAACCTCATCCCGGGATAGGGGCAGCCGCGCCACTTCGTCCTGTATGGCCTGCATCGCCACATCCGCTGCCACATGGGCAAAAAGCCCTGACTCATCCATGCGGGGAATGATGCTGTCAGTTGAGATACCGCGCGCGGCGGCAAAATCAGCCAGGGAATGGGCCGCCCGGATCGCCATCGCGTCTGTGATCTTGCTTGCACGCACGAGCAGAGAGCCTTTCAGGATGCCGGGAAAGCCGCAGGAATTGTTGATCTGGTTGGCAAAATCGCCCCGTCCGGTGGCCACGATGAAGGCCCCGGCGGCTTTGGCCTCATGGGGATAGATCTCCGGGACCGGATTGGCACAGGCGAAAACGATCGAGCGGGCCGCCATGCGCCTGATCCAATCTGGTTTCACGGTGCGCGGTCCAGGCGTGGAAAGCGAGATTAAAACATCCGCCCCCTCAATTGCCTCTTCCATTGTCTGCATCCGCCCCGGATTGCTGATCCGCGCGAGCTCCCATTGCCTGAATTTATCAGGGTTCCGGGCCAGGTCTTCGCGTCCCGCATGGAGTCCGCCCTTGCTGTCGAACATGATCAATTTGTCCGGATCGAGCCCGCTCTGGAGCAGGAAACTGGCGATCGTGGTATTGGAAGCTCCAGCTCCAAAGAGCACCGCGCGGATCTCTCCGATCTTCTTTCCAGCCAGCTGCAAAGCGTTGATCAAGCCGGCCAAAGTCACGCAGGCCGTGCCTTGGGCGTCGTCGTGCCAGACCGGGATGGCGCAGGACTGGCGCAGTTCATCCAAAACCCGGTAACAGTTAGGTTGGGAAATATCCTCCAGATTGACCGCGCCCACGCTGGGCTCCAGCATTTTCACGAAGTCGATCAGTTTGGCCGGATCCGGCTTGCCGTCCGGACCGCGGTCGTTGACGCAAAGCGCGATGGCGTCCAGCCCGGCCAGATACTTCATCAGCATCGCCTTGCCTTCCATGACCCCCATTCCGCCGGCCACGCCGCAGTCTCCATCGCCCAAAACCCTTGTGCTGTCTGAGACCACGGCCACGAGGTTGCCCCGGTTGCTCAGCTCAAAGGATGCGTCCTGGTCGTCGCGGATGGTGGTGGAAACGCTGGATACGCCTGGAGTGTACCACACATTGAACCAATTGAAATCCCAGATCCCAGCCTTGGGCAGGGTCTGCATCTTGCCCCGGTAGTGGCGGTGCATCAGTTCGGAGAGCTTTTTCAGAAACGCGGTCTGAGCCTCCGCCCGCTGCCCGGGAGGGAAATTCGCGGCAAAATATTCTCTCAGATTGGCCAGGTCACTGCGCAGTTCATCCATTTAATAATCCTGTTCTTTTTTGGAAAAACCAGTTTTGTAATAGGGTGATTGTTGTCAATCTACTTTACGCGAGGTGGGGCAAATTTAGGATGGACTGGGCTTACAGGTATTCTTAAAATCATTCTTATCAGTACCTTAAGAGCCAATTGCGTGTTTTTCCCTTCCTGTCCCAAGCGCCCTTCGCCTCCTCATACGATGCACTATTATATTCATTTGATCACAGATAACTATATTTTCGCCATGCATTTATCCCTTGCCCTCTCTTGATCAATACGGTGTCAATACGGACTCATTACGGACAAAGTCCGTAATGAGTCCGTATTGACACCGTATTGATAAGGGGGGCCATGGCATAAAGTTCTGTGGATCTGCGGCAGGCAAAACGTCCGGAAGCCTTGATCCAAGAGGCCTAACGCCGTGTTCATCCCGATCAGGAAAGAAGGGTGTCAGTAGGAAAATCCGGTGCCAGGCTCTCCCCCGGTTGAGATCAGAGGCGAAAAAAGTCTTGACAGCAAAGCATTTGCAACAAACAAGCGTTTGGAGAGAAGGACTTGAAAATGAAGATATGCATCGTGAGCAACTCCCACCACACGACCGACGTGCGCCTGTATTACAAAATGGCGCGCAGCCTGGCCAAGCAGGGCGAGGTGCATCTGATCTGCGCGAGCGGGGTGCGCAACGACGCGGTCAATCCCTATCAGGTGGTCGTGGACACGGAATCAAGTTGGTACGCGCTGTTCCTGCTCTATCAGAAAGCCCGGAAGATCAAACCGGACGTGGTGATCTGCGTGGAACCGCTGACCATGTTTGTGGGCTTGGCGCTGCGCCGGAAACTGGGCACAAAGGTGATCTTCGACGTGCATGAGTTCTTTGCCGACGCCTTTTCTGAGCGAAGCCGGCCACCTTTCAGCTGGCTGCTCAAGACCCTCTATCTGGGATTCGAGCGCTGGCTGGAGCGGCGTTCCGACGCCACCATCGCGGTATCCGACGAGATCCTGGACCAGCTTGTCCCTTCCCGTCTGCGGGATAGGGCCGTCACCATCCCCAATTATCCCGTCAAAAACGTCTGGGACTATTCCTGCGAGACGCCGGCAGACCTCAGCACCATATGCAGCCTGAATTTCGACCTCATCTACATCGGCGGGATCACTCCCGACCGCGGCGTGTTCAAGGTCCTGCGCAGCGTGAGCCTGCTCAAGCGCGAATTTCCCAGCCTGAACGTCCTGATCCTGGGCAAGTTCTTTTCGGATGAGGTCAAGCGGGAATTCGACACCCTGATCAACACCCTGAGCCTCAATGCCATCGTCTATTACCAGAATTGGATCCCGGCCGAAAAGATCGGGCTGTTGCTCAAGCGAAGCCGGGTGGGGCTCTGGATCTTCAATCCGCTGAACCGCAGGATGCGCAAGGCCGTTCCGCTCAAAGTTCTGGAATACCTTGCCGCCGGCTTGCCCGTGATTTCGATCAATACGCCCCTGATGCGAGATCTGGTGGAGAAAAACCGGGTCGGCCTCTGTTGCGAATTCCAGCCGGCCGCGATCGCCAATGCCGCAGGCGAACTTTTACGCTTGAAGCCAAGCGAATATCAGGAAATGAGCCGGCGCGCCCGAGATCTGATCGAAAACAACTACAACTGGGAAGCGATCGAGCCCCGCCTCTTCAGCGTAGTCAAACAGCTTGTCCCATAATAAGATGCGCATCCTCTATATCAGCTATTTCTATCCCCCTTTGGGTGGCCCGGCAGTCCTGCGCAACGTCAAGACGGTCAAATACCTGGCCCGGATGGGCATCGAATGCGACGTGATCACGCTCCGGGATTTGGAATACCTCTACCGAGACGCATCCCTGCTGGGCGAATGCGCCGAAAAACGGATCTTCCGCACCGCCTCGCTGGATCCCATGGCTCTGGTCAAAAGAGCCCGGACCGGCGGAGCAAAGAAGGTTTCCGGCCTGTACATGAACACCCCGGAACACATCAAGCTGTGGGTGCGACGCCTTTATCCGATCGACGACAAGATCGGCTGGAACCCATATCTGGTGAGGGCTGGCCGGAAAGCGCTGGCCACCGCGGATTACGATTTCATCTACGTATCCCTGGGGCCTTTCTCCTCCGCGCTCGGAGCTTACAAGCTTTCCCGGGCAAGCGGGATTCCCCTGGTGGTCGATCTGCGCGATTACTGGAACCTACTGACGGATTACGAACTGCAGGTCTCAGCCCTCCACCGCAGGTTCTCAAGGCATTGGGAGGCAAAGATCTATCGCCACGCGAGCCTGATCGTCACCGCAACCCGGGGAATCGGGACAGATGCCGCGGCCGCCTTTGGCAAAGACCTGGCAGACAAGATGATAACCGTCTACAACGGTTGGGATGCCGGGGATTATCAGGACCTTCCAGAAGTTGAGAAACCTGATGAATTTACCCTGGCCTATTTTGGCAACATCTACGCGCGCCGGAGCTTGAAGCATTTTTACGCGGCCGTAAAGCGCCTCCGCGAAGAAAATTTGCTGCCAGCAAACACCCGCATCCGGCTCTATGGCAACTTTTTCCGGGAAACCCGGGCTGAGATATCCACCAGCGGGATTGACGGCATGATCGAGATAGTTCCCCAGCTTGAGCATAAAGAGGCCCTGGCCCGGATGCAGGCCTCCGACGTCCTTCTGCTCGTGATAAACAGCAGTTCGCCGCGCGGGACGCTGACTTCCAAAGTATTTGAATACCTGCGCGCCGGAAAGCCCATCCTGGCGATGGTCCCGGATCACAAAGAAGCCGCGGAGCTGCTGCGCGCCCACGGCCAGGACTTCATCTGCGCCATGGAATCCGCGGAAAGCATCTATGATTGCCTGAAACGCCTGCTTATTTCAGGGCAAAAGGAATATTCGATCCCGCTGGAACTGGAACGGGAAAAGCAGATCGAAGCCTTGGCCAGGCGGCTGAAGTCGCTGGTGTAAAGCTTTTCTGAATAAAGGTTTAACTGCCCAAGATCCCCAGCAGCACACCCGCCGCCACGGCTGAACCCACCACTCCGGCTACGTTTGGGGCCATGGCGTGCATCAATAGAAAGTTTGTGGGATCGTATTTCTGGCCCACCATCTGGGAAACCCTGGCGCTGGCCGGAACCGCGGATACACCGGCGTTTCCGATCAGGGGATTGATCTTGTCCTTCACAAACAGGTTCATCAGTTTGGCGAACAGCACGCCCATGGCGGTGGCGACCGCGAAGGCAAAGGCTCCCAGGAAAAAGATCCCCAGGGCACGGGGGGTTAGAAATACGTCCGCAGTGGTTTTGGCGCCAACCGTGAAGCCCACCAGCACGGTCACGATATCGATCAAAGCCGTGCGGGCCGTGGAAGCAAGGCGCTCAGTGACCCCGCATTCCTTGAGCAGATTGCCCAGAAAGAGCATGGCCAGCAGCACCACGCCGCCCGGGGCGATCATGGCAGTCACCATAAAGGCAACGATCGGAAAGAATATCTTTTCCTTCTTGGTCACCTGGCGGGGCGGTTTCATCCGGATCACTCGTTCTTTGGGAGTTGTGAGCAGTTTCATGATGGGGGGCTGGATCACCGGCACCAGAGCCATGTAGGAATAGGCTGCCAGAGCGATCGGCCCGATCAGGTGGGGGGCCAGTTTGGAGGAGAGGAAAATGGATGTGGGTCCGTCCGCTCCGCCGATGATGCCGATGGAACCGGCCTCCAGAACATTAAAGCCCAGAAGCAGCGCTCCGATGAAGGTTCCGAAGATTCCCACCTGGGCCGCGGCGCCCAGCAGGATCAGCTTGGGATTGGCGATCAGGGTGGAAAAATCCGTCATCGCCCCGATCCCCAGAAAGATCAGCGCGGGATAAACACCCTTGTTTACACCGAAATAGAGATAGCTGAGCACCGAACCTTCGCTCACGACGCCCAGGCCCTGTTGCAGCATGCCGGGGATGTTTCCCACCACGATGCCGAAGCCGATGGGAACCAATAAAAGAGGCTCAAACTGCTTGGAGATGGCCAGCCAGATGAAGACGATGCCGGCCGCGATCATCAGGATGTTGCCCCAGCTGAAGTTCACGAAGCCCGTGGTATTGAGGATCTGGAACAGTTCGTCCACTTTCTATGCCTCCAGTTCGACCAGGGGATCGCCTTCCTGCACGGAATCGCCTTTCTGCACATGGATCTGTTTGACCTTGCCGGCCAGGGAACTATGGATCTCGGATTCCATCTTCATCGCTTCCAGAATGAGCAGGACCTGCTGCTCGCTGATCGTCTCGCCGGGACGGACCTTGAGTTCGATGATCGTGCCGGGCAGCGGGGCGCGGATGATACCGTCCCGCGTCTTTGTTTCCGCCGGGGCCGGGGAAGCCTGCTGGCGCGCGGGTTTGGCGACCTGTTTGGCGCTGATCTCGACCCCTTCCAGGGTCATCAGCAGGTCGCCTTCCTGCACCGGAGCGTGCTCTTTCACGTGGATGCTGCCGATCACGCAATCAACCGGGGCGGCGATCTCGGATTCCATCTTCATCGCCTCCAAAACCAGGATGGTCTGGCCCTTTTTCACCGCGTCACCTTCCTGCACCCGTAGTGAGGAAATCACACCCGGCAGCGGCGCGCGGATCTCTCCGGTATCGGCGGAAAAACCGCTGGAAAAAGCCGCGGCCAAAGGCACTGCCTTTTCCTGCTGGGGCAGAACGGGGATCTGGGACTGGGTGTCGTCCTCGATCTGGATCAGGTAGTCGGTGCCGTTGATGTTGATCTTGGCATGGTCGGACGAGTATTCAAGTACCTGGGCCTCATATCTTTGCCCGCCGATGATCAGTTTATAGGTTTTCATTGTCCTATCTCCTTGTGCGCAGGATGTCCCGGTTCGGCATGTTGAGGACCGCGCTGCTGCGCCATTGGTCGGAATGCGCGCGCCGGAAAGTGAGCAACAGCCTGCGCTGGTCTTCGATGCTCTGTTTGTGGAGGTGCAGGGCGGCTATGAGCGCGGCGATCACGTCGCTGTTCATGTCATGTGGCTGGGCGATGACATTGCCTTTGGCGTCCAGGACCAAATTCCGGTCTGCCTGTTTGGGTTTTCTGTTCAGGTGGCGCAACTGGCTGATGACCAATGCCGTGATCGCCAGGGCGGAAAACACCATCAGAACGCCCACGGCGGTGATGGAAAGCCCGAAGCCGATCCGGTTCTCATTGAAGGTTTCCTCAAACTCGACCATGTCCAGGGTTGTCTTTCCCAAGGCTTGCAGGGAATGGTTGTCGTAACTCTTGTCCGTGGTTTCTATGCCCGCGAACTGGCGCAGTTTCTTGATCGGCAGTTGTTTCTGGGCCGCGAGCTCATCCAGGGTGCTGAGTTCGGTGAAGCCGTAGATGCTGTATTGCTGTGCCAGCAAGGCTCGATAGGGCGAGATCCCCAGCTTGCGCAGGCTCATTTTGTCCAGCACTTCGTTTTCCGGCTCGATCTCCAGATAGCTTTTCCACTGGGCAATGTTGGCGATCTGCAGCTTCGCGGCAACGTCTTCCAGTTTGTCCGTGTCCCGGAATCCGTATTCGCTGTAGATCTCCTGCTCGCGGAATTGCAGCAGGCTGTCGGACATGGCCTGGATCTGCAGTTGCAGGTCCTCGATGGTAGGTGGGGGAGTGTCATCCACCTGCGCGAAGAGGAAGGCAGCGCCAAGCAGGGCCAGGATCAGGAGGGAAATGGTTTTGGGCATCGCGATCTCTCCTAAAGCGGTATGTTCCCGTGCTTGCGGGGAGGAATGGTGTCCTTTTTGTTGGCCAGCATTTCCAGGGCCCGGATCAGCCGGAAACGGGTGCGCGAAGGTTCGATGATGTCGTCGATGTAGCCGCGTTCGGCCGCCACGTAGGGATTGGAAAACTTCTCGCGGTATTCCTCCTCCCGCTCCAGCAGGGTCTGCTTGGGATCATCGGAACTCTGGGCATCCTTGCGGAAGATCACTTCCACCGCGCCTTTGGGGCCCATGACCGCGATCTCGGCAGATGGCCAGGCATAGACGATATCCGCGCGCATGTGCCGGCTGTTCATCACGCAATAGGCGCCGCCATACGCCTTGCGCAGGATGACAGTGATCTTGGGAACAGTGGCTTCGGCAAAGGCGTAGAGCATCTTGGCGCCGTTGCGGATTATTCCGTTGTGTTCCTGATTGGTGCCGGGCAGGAAGCCGGGAACGTCCTCCAGCACGATCAGCGGGATGTTGAAGGCGTCGCAGAAGCGGACAAATCTGGCGGCCTTGATCGAAGCGTCGATATCCAATACCCCGGCCAGGACCTTGGGCTGGTTTGCCACTATGCCAACGGGAAAGCCGTTCATGCGGGCAAAGCCGACCACGATGTTCTGGGCATAGTTCATCATCACCTGAAGGAATTCCCGGTCATCGACGATCTCCTGGATCACGTCCAGGATATCGTAAGGTTTGTTCGGATTTTCTGGAATGAGGTCGTCTAAAAGGTCGCAGGAGCGGTTTATCGGATCGTGGGTGGGGTTATAGGGCGGATCCTCCATGTTGTTGGAAGGCAGGTAGCTGAGCAGCTTTTTGATCAGCAGCAGGGTCTCTTCCTCGCTGTTGGTGATGAAATGCGCCACGCCGCTTTTGCTGCTGTGCACCCCCGCGCCGCCGAGGTCGGCCGTGCTGACGGTCTCGTTCAGGACGGTCTTGACCACCTTGGGGCCGGTGACGAACATATAGCTGTTGTGCTTTTCCATCAGGATGAAGTCCGTGATGGCCGGAGAATAGACCGCTCCGCCAGCGCAGGGACCCAGAATCGCGGATATTTGGGGGATCACGCCGCTGGCCATCACGTTGCGCCAAAAGATCTCAGCGTAGCCGGCCAAAGCGTCCACCCCTTCCTGGATGCGGGCTCCGCCGCTGTCATTGAGTCCGATCACGGGGCAGCCGTTCTTCATGGCCATGTCCATGATCTTGCAGATCTTTTCCGCGTAGGTCTTGGAAAGCGAGCCGCCGAACACCGTGAAATCCTGAGCAAAAATGTAGACCAGGCGTTCATTGATGGTGGCGCTGCCGGTCACGACGCCGTCTCCGGCGAAGACCTGTTCCTCCATGCCGAAATCAGTACAGCGGTGGGTGACGAAGAGGTCGAATTCCTCAAAACTGTCCGGATCGACGAGCAGGGCGATCCTCTCCCGGGCGGTCAGTTTGCCCTTGTCATGCTGTTCCTGGACGCGTTTTAAGCCTCCGCCCAAAGTGGCATTATCGCGCATTTCCCGCAGCCTGTAAAGCTGTTTTGATGGTGCC is from Candidatus Syntrophosphaera sp. and encodes:
- a CDS encoding DUF3795 domain-containing protein; translated protein: MTKPSSACGLDCLACECYLATKSGDTEKKADIAIRWSKNYDTQLTAAEINCDGCMSEGVHFNWCNNCPIRACVVGKGFQSCAECGDFPCQTNAFLYQAVPAAKENIESHRS
- the trmFO gene encoding methylenetetrahydrofolate--tRNA-(uracil(54)-C(5))-methyltransferase (FADH(2)-oxidizing) TrmFO; translation: MAAINIIGAGLAGSEAALYLADLGLPVRLYEMRPDKMTPAHQTGLAAELVCSNSLKSTLLDTASGLLKEEVRLLGSKLLPIAESCSVPAGHALAVDRELFAQTVSDRIEQHPRIELIREEVSKFPEGACILCTGPLTSDDLMRELQRLLGSEQLYFFDAIAPIVSADSLDLSKIYRKDRYDKGDADYLNCPFTRDVYYAFVDALLAGEKHQAREFENEFFRELEFSYYENCTPIEELARRGKDTLAHGVMRPMGLEKDGKKPFAVLQLRTENKDQTAYNLVGCQTMLRYPEQKRILRMIPGLEQAEFLRYGSIHRNSYLNAPQVLYPNLTLKNARNVFVAGQLSGVEGYMECVATGLLVAKILAEGIGMLPPETILGQLWRRLIDQATKGFQPLNANFGLLPALETPIRDKKEKKLSLSRRSLAALQIYLGEEDD
- a CDS encoding flippase-like domain-containing protein, translated to MNKKVSNILIFALKMGITVLILWSIFRKIDMAMVFASMFNLPPWLLLSLLSLSLFRHLGLALVWGWSLQINPLYRPNWPEVGRSYLIGQALRFALPGGLGLVGKTAFIDNSSVRDSAYAFLYERTLVTWALLLFAALSLIFLPIGIPLGLRLALLIGLATFPIWGYFLLALNKHWKDLRKASLRPAPRIVGLLILTTLLNYLQYWLILMRTQPVNFAEVLTRMSLSNISHSIPITYAGLGFKEIFAIHFLSEIGLAQEQIVGSTLMVFIIHEVLSGLVGALIFFTLKKLPGHLHWRR
- a CDS encoding NADP-dependent malic enzyme; its protein translation is MDELRSDLANLREYFAANFPPGQRAEAQTAFLKKLSELMHRHYRGKMQTLPKAGIWDFNWFNVWYTPGVSSVSTTIRDDQDASFELSNRGNLVAVVSDSTRVLGDGDCGVAGGMGVMEGKAMLMKYLAGLDAIALCVNDRGPDGKPDPAKLIDFVKMLEPSVGAVNLEDISQPNCYRVLDELRQSCAIPVWHDDAQGTACVTLAGLINALQLAGKKIGEIRAVLFGAGASNTTIASFLLQSGLDPDKLIMFDSKGGLHAGREDLARNPDKFRQWELARISNPGRMQTMEEAIEGADVLISLSTPGPRTVKPDWIRRMAARSIVFACANPVPEIYPHEAKAAGAFIVATGRGDFANQINNSCGFPGILKGSLLVRASKITDAMAIRAAHSLADFAAARGISTDSIIPRMDESGLFAHVAADVAMQAIQDEVARLPLSRDEVYALADAQIHAARSLCQSMMEDGSIDKPPRDLVLQALEHARKSVLPA
- a CDS encoding glycosyltransferase family 4 protein, whose translation is MKICIVSNSHHTTDVRLYYKMARSLAKQGEVHLICASGVRNDAVNPYQVVVDTESSWYALFLLYQKARKIKPDVVICVEPLTMFVGLALRRKLGTKVIFDVHEFFADAFSERSRPPFSWLLKTLYLGFERWLERRSDATIAVSDEILDQLVPSRLRDRAVTIPNYPVKNVWDYSCETPADLSTICSLNFDLIYIGGITPDRGVFKVLRSVSLLKREFPSLNVLILGKFFSDEVKREFDTLINTLSLNAIVYYQNWIPAEKIGLLLKRSRVGLWIFNPLNRRMRKAVPLKVLEYLAAGLPVISINTPLMRDLVEKNRVGLCCEFQPAAIANAAGELLRLKPSEYQEMSRRARDLIENNYNWEAIEPRLFSVVKQLVP
- a CDS encoding glycosyltransferase — protein: MRILYISYFYPPLGGPAVLRNVKTVKYLARMGIECDVITLRDLEYLYRDASLLGECAEKRIFRTASLDPMALVKRARTGGAKKVSGLYMNTPEHIKLWVRRLYPIDDKIGWNPYLVRAGRKALATADYDFIYVSLGPFSSALGAYKLSRASGIPLVVDLRDYWNLLTDYELQVSALHRRFSRHWEAKIYRHASLIVTATRGIGTDAAAAFGKDLADKMITVYNGWDAGDYQDLPEVEKPDEFTLAYFGNIYARRSLKHFYAAVKRLREENLLPANTRIRLYGNFFRETRAEISTSGIDGMIEIVPQLEHKEALARMQASDVLLLVINSSSPRGTLTSKVFEYLRAGKPILAMVPDHKEAAELLRAHGQDFICAMESAESIYDCLKRLLISGQKEYSIPLELEREKQIEALARRLKSLV
- a CDS encoding sodium ion-translocating decarboxylase subunit beta, with protein sequence MIAAGIVFIWLAISKQFEPLLLVPIGFGIVVGNIPGMLQQGLGVVSEGSVLSYLYFGVNKGVYPALIFLGIGAMTDFSTLIANPKLILLGAAAQVGIFGTFIGALLLGFNVLEAGSIGIIGGADGPTSIFLSSKLAPHLIGPIALAAYSYMALVPVIQPPIMKLLTTPKERVIRMKPPRQVTKKEKIFFPIVAFMVTAMIAPGGVVLLAMLFLGNLLKECGVTERLASTARTALIDIVTVLVGFTVGAKTTADVFLTPRALGIFFLGAFAFAVATAMGVLFAKLMNLFVKDKINPLIGNAGVSAVPASARVSQMVGQKYDPTNFLLMHAMAPNVAGVVGSAVAAGVLLGILGS
- a CDS encoding biotin/lipoyl-binding protein, which translates into the protein MKTYKLIIGGQRYEAQVLEYSSDHAKININGTDYLIQIEDDTQSQIPVLPQQEKAVPLAAAFSSGFSADTGEIRAPLPGVISSLRVQEGDAVKKGQTILVLEAMKMESEIAAPVDCVIGSIHVKEHAPVQEGDLLMTLEGVEISAKQVAKPARQQASPAPAETKTRDGIIRAPLPGTIIELKVRPGETISEQQVLLILEAMKMESEIHSSLAGKVKQIHVQKGDSVQEGDPLVELEA